From the genome of Oceanococcus atlanticus:
CCCGGCTAGCAGCTTGGAGGTGAAAAAGTTGCAATTTGCGAAAACTTGCTCAAGCTAGTTTGCGAGCAAGACCGCGTGCTGCCGGGGTGTGCGGTTTGCCCAATGCGACAGGGATGCGCGGCGTGTCGCGCCATCAGCGCCACCGCAATGCAATGCGTTTCATTCAGGCATGGCCAACTCACAATGAAAATCGAACAAGAAACCTTGCAAGGGAGCACGATCATTGCGCCACACGGCGAGCTGGATGCTGCCAATGTGCCAGCGTTGCGACGCGTTTTTGAGCAGGTGTTGAGGGAGAGGCCAAGCCGGGTTGTGATGGACCTGGGTGGTGTGAGTTATCTGGATTCAACCGGCGTTGGCCTGTTGGCATTCTGTTACCGCAAGCTCAAGCAGCAGGGGGCGACCTTGCTGCTCGCCGCCGCGCATGATCAGCCGCTGGAAACCCTCACGCTGCTGCATTTCAATAAGGTTGTGACTCTGTGCGCCAGCCGTGACGACGCCTTGCGCGCGGCCTGAGAGGTCTTCCGCAGCGCGCTACACTGACGTCATCCTTTTTCTGCGGCAGGGTGACCGTGGCTACTGATAACTATCTCAACGAGCATCTTCAATACCTGCGCCATCTCAAGCGCACGCCGGCAACAGCGCCCCTGCTGCGGGGTATGGCCATGGTTCTCAGCGACAACGTTGATCATGGCCAATTGCGCACGCTGGCCCATGTTGCAGGTGGTCAGATTGGCGCGGCCCTCCCGCTCTCCAGCTGCACCACCATTGAAGACTTCGAAGCCGCCATCAACGCACAGTTGCTGAGTATGGACTGGGGCTGGGTGCGCCTGGAGGTGGCCAAGGATCATGTGTCCATCGTGGTTGGCGACAACCCCCTCACCACCCTGCTGGGCGCGAGTTCCTCAGACTGGGCGCCGGCCATTTTGGAGGGCCTGTTTGCCGAGTGGTTACGTGACATGGGGGCGACCCAGGAACTCGATGTGCGGCAGGTCTTGGCTGATGAACTGCCCGACAATCTGATGAAATTTCGTCTGGCTCACGTGAATTCGTTCTCGGAACAACTATAATCGGGCGTATCTATCCAAATTCACATTGTGGTTTAGCCCGTCTTATGCGTGACCATGAGTCCAAAGACGATATCGATTCGATGCTCCGCGCCCTGGGCTTGGAGAATTTCGACTATCGAGACACCGGCAGCCTAGCGCAGCACAAACGCTTGCGCCTGGTAAAAACCGCGCGTGCCAGTTCGTCACCGGAGCAGGCCAAGGCGCCGGCCGCACCCTCTGCGGCTATGCCCAAAGCCTCCAGGGCTGACGCTGCGCCAGCACCGCATCCGGCCGAGATCACAGCGAATCCTGCGGATGCACCCGAACCCGATCAGGGTTACACCGAGTCCCTGGCCTCGGTGTTCTCGCGGTTGCAGGCGACCGCGCCCGCGCGGGCGGCGCGCAAGGTACAAATCGACCTTCATCTGGCACCGCGTCAAGCCGATCGGCAACACACCCAGGATGAACGCGTCAAGCGTGATCTGAGCCAGATTCTGAGCCACCTCAGTGGTCGCTCCGAGGGTATCAACCGCGGGCAGAAGTAGTCTTGCCGGCCGCGCAGGGCTTTGATCAGCATGCTACTGGGCGAAACTCGCTGATGCGTGGGTTCAATTTGCTGCTGATGTTGGGTGGCTTGCTCAGTGTTTCCGTGATGGTCATCGTCACGCCGCTGAGCCTCAGCGGACAGCTGGCCTTTGGTGTTGGCAGCGTAATTTTCGGCGCGTTTCTCAACCGGCGCATCAAGAGCAGTTGGGTGTCATATGCGCTGATCGTGATCTCAGTGCTGACCACGGTGCGCTATCTGTTCTGGCGGGTGACTGAAACCCTGCCGCTGGGCGCAGGTTTCAGCTGGCTGGATCGAGTGATGGCGGCGGGATTGTTAGGCGCCGAGCTCTACGCCCTGGCCATTCTCGTGCTGGGTTACTTCCAGATCATTGCACCGCGCCGGCGAAAACCGCTCAAACTGCCGGACGATCCCGGTCTATGGCCCACGGTGGATGTGTTTATCCCCACCTACAACGAGCCGCTCAGTGTGGTGCGCCCGACAGTTCTGGCTGCGCTGAAAATGGATTGGCCGGAAGACAAAATCAAGGTCTACGTTCTGGATGACGGGCGCCGTGACGAGTTCGCCGCCTTTTGCGCCGAAGTTGGTGCCGAGCATGTCATCCGCAGCGACAACAAACATGCCAAGGCTGGCAATATCAACGCGGCGCTGAAAAACACCCGCGGCGAGCTCATCGCCATCTTTGATTGCGATCACATTCCGACGCGGTCTTTTCTGCAGTTGACCGTGGGCACCATGGTTGACGACCCGAAGGTGTCGCTGGTGCAGACCCCACACCATTTCTTCTCACCCGACCCCTTCGAGCGCAACCTCGACTTGTTTCGCAAGGCCCCTAACGAGGGCGAGTTGTTTTACGGGCTGTTACAGGATGGCAATGATTACTGGGGCGCGACGTTTTTCTGCGGGTCCTGTGCCCTGCTGCGGCGCACCGCGCTTGAACAGGTTGGTGGCATTGCCATCGAAACGGTCACCGAGGATGCGCACACCTCGCTAAAAATGCATTCGCGCGGTTGGAAGAGCGCTTACATCAATATCCCGCAGGCTGCGGGTTTGGCTACGGAGTCCCTGTCGGCACACATCGGTCAGCGTATTCGCTGGGCGCGCGGTATGGCGCAGATCTTCCGCCGTGATAATCCGATGCTGATGCGGGGCCTCAAGCTTGGTCAACGCCTGTGTTACACCAACGCCATGCTGCATTTTTTCTATGGCATTCCGCGTTTGATCTTCCTCACCTCGCCGTTGGCGTACCTGCTGCTGGATGCCAAGGTGATTGCCGGCAACGGCTTGATGATTGCGGCGTTTGCCCTGCCTCACCTGTTCATGGCCACGATGACCAATTCGCGCATCCAGGGGCCTTACCGGCACTCGTTCTGGGCCGAGGTGTACGAGACCGTGCTGGCCGTATTCATCATCATTCCAACCACGCTGGCCTTGATCAATCCGAAGCTCGGCAGTTTCAATGTCACGGCGAAAGGCGGGGTGATTGATCGGGATTATTTTGATGCCGATATCGCCAAACCGTATCTGTTTCTGTTCGGGATGAGCATCCTCGGCATGTTGGTGGGCTTATGGCGCATGCTGCGACCTGAGGCCGAAGTGGAAACCCTGCTGCTCAATATGGGTTGGACGGTATACAACCTGATCATTCTTGGCGCGGCATTGCGGGTGGCTTCAGAAAGCCAGCAGCGGCGTGAGCAAGTGCGCATCGAGACCCAGGTGCCGGCACTGCTGCGCATGCGTGGCGCCGATGACGATGCGGTGGTTGAGGTCGGCGAAACGTCTGATCTGTCGCTCGGCGGCACCGCGTTTACCAATCTTGGATTGCTCGACTTGCAGCGTGGTGATGAGGTCGAGATCGCGCTGCTGCCAGAGCGACGCATGTTGTGGCTGCCGGCCACCGTACGGCGCCTGGACGATGACGGCGTTGCTTTGCAATTCCATGATCTGAACATCGAAGAGCAGAGTTTTCTGGTCTATGTAATTTTCGGCCGTGCGGATGCGTGGTTGAATTGGCGCAATCGCGAAAACCGCGATCGGCCGCTCAAGGCCTTGGCCGAGGTCGCCAGTTTCGGACTCGAAGGCGGGCGTATTTTTGTGCGCACGCTGATCCAGAGTCTTGTTTCCTTCGTCCGGTTCAGAACAACATGAAATTAGCCAACACGATTCTGATCGCAGCCGCCGTGGCGCTGAGCGGGCCCGCTTGGGCGCAGCACGATGACGGCGCTGTACCGGTTGCCCGGCCCGATGATGCTGCGCGTCACTTCACCCTTGAGGATATGGGGGCCCAGGCGCCGCTGCGTTTGCGCACGGCCCACGCGCAATATTCGTTGCCCTTCGCAGTGCGCAATGATCAGCTGGTAAAGGATGCCGAGTTGGCGGTGAGTTACCGTGCCTCACCGATGCTGTCCGCCGCCCGCAGTCAGGTCAACGTGTACCTCAACGACGAAATCGTTCAAAGCTGGCGGCTGGAGAGTGATGCAGCAGGTGGCGAGACACGTCGTTTTCGTATCGACCCGACCCTGTTCGTGGTCTTCAATCAGCTGCGTTTCGAGTTCATCGGCAAATTTGCCGCACAGGCCGAAGGAGAGTGCGAGGATCCGCTGAGTGCGGCCTTGTGGCTGGAGATCAGCCAGCACAGCCAGCTGGATCTGTCCCTGTCGCAGCTGCCTTTGCCTCTGGACCTGCGCCATCTGCCCGCGCCGTTTTTTGATGCTGCGGATCCGCGCCGGGTGCGTTTACCGGTCAGCTTGCCGCCCTCACCGTCCAATGAAGTGGTGGATGCCGCACTGGTTGTGGCGTCGTGGTTCGGTGCTCAGGCGGATTACCGCGGTGCAGAATTCCCGGTTTTTCTGGGGCGTTTGCCCGAGCGCGGGCCGGCCATTGTGTTGCGCAGTTCTGCTCAGCAGTTTCCCGAGTTGGGCCTGGCGCCGCCGGGGCCGCGTCCTCGTGTGGATTTAATGGCCCATCCTCAGATGCCCGCCACCAGCTTGCTGGTGATCAGTGCGCTCGACGCCCGGCAGGTTGCAGATGCCGCGCGTGCACTGGTTTACGGCTATGCCGGGCTGTCCGGCAGCAGTGCCGAATTGCAAACCGTTAGCTTGCCTGCGCCGCGGGGGCTGAATGATTCGCCGCGATGGCTGCAGCCGGTGGCTGGCGAGCTGGATCTGACCCCGCTGATGGCCGGTGCTTTGACCGCCCGCGGCCTTTCGGCTGGCCCGATTGACGTGGAATTTCGACTGCCGCCCGATCTGTTCTTCCTGAACAGCGCATCACCGACACTCAAGTTTGATTACCGCGCGTCCATGGTCGCGGTCGACAGCGGCTCAACGCTGAGCGCCATACTCAACGGACAGTTTGCAGACCAGCTCCGGCTGGAACGTCCTTTTGGCGGCTCTGCCGTGGATGCGCGTATGGGCTTGCCGGCCAGCCAGTTCACCCACCGCAACCGGCTCGACTGGCAGTTCAATTTCGTTAAAAACACGGAGCGCGCCTGTCAGGCTTACGCACAGGCCCAGTGGGAGGGGTCTATCGATCAGCAAGCGCGCATCGATTTGCCGCGCACCGCTTACTACGCGCGCATGCCGGATCTGCATTTGCTGCGTGACGGCGGCTTTCCGTTCACCCGCTTCGCCGATGGCAGCCAGACCGCATTCGTGCTGCCGGCCACCGCTGACGAGCAAGATCTGAGCGCCGCGCTGAGTCTGGCCGGCTACCTGGGGCGCGAGGGTGGCCTGCCCTTGCTGCGTATCGCCAGCTACCGCGACAGCTCAAATTTGAGCGAGCTTGACCGCGACCTGCTGGTCATCGGCAAAGCGCACAGTTTGCCGTCGCTTAAGGTTTGGGCCGAGCGGATGCCGCTCAGCTTCAATGCCGATGATGTGCTCATGCGTCGTGATTCCTGGGTTGAGCGTTTCCAGGCCTGGATGGACGAGCGTGACCTGGACGGCGCACGTCAGCACGCGGGCGAGGTGGCCTTGCGCGCGGGGCGTGATCTTGCAGCACTGATGGCTTTTGAATCGCCACATTTTGCCGGGCGCAGCATCGTCGTGCTGGCCGGTGGGGCTGATGCCGATCTGCCAGCGGCTGCATCCGCCCTGATCGAACCCGGGCGTTCCCAGTACATACGTGGCGATCTGGCGCTGTTCAACGGCGATCAGGTCAGTGGTTACGACCTTGGCCCTCGCTACGCGGTTGGTCAGCTGCCATGGGATTACCGTGTGCTGACCTGGTTGCGCGCGCATCCTTACATCATCGTGCCGCTGCTGCTGCTGGCCGTGCTGCTGTTCATCATTGTGGTGCGGGCCAGTCTGGCTGCGCGTGATTCGGCACGCTAGGGACGGTCATGTCTGCGATTCGTGCCATATAC
Proteins encoded in this window:
- a CDS encoding STAS domain-containing protein, translated to MKIEQETLQGSTIIAPHGELDAANVPALRRVFEQVLRERPSRVVMDLGGVSYLDSTGVGLLAFCYRKLKQQGATLLLAAAHDQPLETLTLLHFNKVVTLCASRDDALRAA
- the bcsD gene encoding cellulose biosynthesis protein BcsD, with product MATDNYLNEHLQYLRHLKRTPATAPLLRGMAMVLSDNVDHGQLRTLAHVAGGQIGAALPLSSCTTIEDFEAAINAQLLSMDWGWVRLEVAKDHVSIVVGDNPLTTLLGASSSDWAPAILEGLFAEWLRDMGATQELDVRQVLADELPDNLMKFRLAHVNSFSEQL
- the bcsA gene encoding UDP-forming cellulose synthase catalytic subunit codes for the protein MRGFNLLLMLGGLLSVSVMVIVTPLSLSGQLAFGVGSVIFGAFLNRRIKSSWVSYALIVISVLTTVRYLFWRVTETLPLGAGFSWLDRVMAAGLLGAELYALAILVLGYFQIIAPRRRKPLKLPDDPGLWPTVDVFIPTYNEPLSVVRPTVLAALKMDWPEDKIKVYVLDDGRRDEFAAFCAEVGAEHVIRSDNKHAKAGNINAALKNTRGELIAIFDCDHIPTRSFLQLTVGTMVDDPKVSLVQTPHHFFSPDPFERNLDLFRKAPNEGELFYGLLQDGNDYWGATFFCGSCALLRRTALEQVGGIAIETVTEDAHTSLKMHSRGWKSAYINIPQAAGLATESLSAHIGQRIRWARGMAQIFRRDNPMLMRGLKLGQRLCYTNAMLHFFYGIPRLIFLTSPLAYLLLDAKVIAGNGLMIAAFALPHLFMATMTNSRIQGPYRHSFWAEVYETVLAVFIIIPTTLALINPKLGSFNVTAKGGVIDRDYFDADIAKPYLFLFGMSILGMLVGLWRMLRPEAEVETLLLNMGWTVYNLIILGAALRVASESQQRREQVRIETQVPALLRMRGADDDAVVEVGETSDLSLGGTAFTNLGLLDLQRGDEVEIALLPERRMLWLPATVRRLDDDGVALQFHDLNIEEQSFLVYVIFGRADAWLNWRNRENRDRPLKALAEVASFGLEGGRIFVRTLIQSLVSFVRFRTT
- a CDS encoding cellulose biosynthesis cyclic di-GMP-binding regulatory protein BcsB is translated as MKLANTILIAAAVALSGPAWAQHDDGAVPVARPDDAARHFTLEDMGAQAPLRLRTAHAQYSLPFAVRNDQLVKDAELAVSYRASPMLSAARSQVNVYLNDEIVQSWRLESDAAGGETRRFRIDPTLFVVFNQLRFEFIGKFAAQAEGECEDPLSAALWLEISQHSQLDLSLSQLPLPLDLRHLPAPFFDAADPRRVRLPVSLPPSPSNEVVDAALVVASWFGAQADYRGAEFPVFLGRLPERGPAIVLRSSAQQFPELGLAPPGPRPRVDLMAHPQMPATSLLVISALDARQVADAARALVYGYAGLSGSSAELQTVSLPAPRGLNDSPRWLQPVAGELDLTPLMAGALTARGLSAGPIDVEFRLPPDLFFLNSASPTLKFDYRASMVAVDSGSTLSAILNGQFADQLRLERPFGGSAVDARMGLPASQFTHRNRLDWQFNFVKNTERACQAYAQAQWEGSIDQQARIDLPRTAYYARMPDLHLLRDGGFPFTRFADGSQTAFVLPATADEQDLSAALSLAGYLGREGGLPLLRIASYRDSSNLSELDRDLLVIGKAHSLPSLKVWAERMPLSFNADDVLMRRDSWVERFQAWMDERDLDGARQHAGEVALRAGRDLAALMAFESPHFAGRSIVVLAGGADADLPAAASALIEPGRSQYIRGDLALFNGDQVSGYDLGPRYAVGQLPWDYRVLTWLRAHPYIIVPLLLLAVLLFIIVVRASLAARDSAR